Proteins encoded together in one Megalops cyprinoides isolate fMegCyp1 chromosome 20, fMegCyp1.pri, whole genome shotgun sequence window:
- the rasal2 gene encoding ras GTPase-activating protein nGAP isoform X4 — MGNTCDREVSAERSPRRRSISGLGSAEKNISMDGPNSSPFKVPGFFSKRLKGSIKRTKSQTKLDRNTSFRLPSLRPAEGDRTRGLPKLKESRSHESLLSPGSAVEALDLGMEDDVFIKPLHSSILGQEFCFEVTYSGGSKCFSCSSAAERDKWMENLKRTVQPNKDNCRRAENVLRLWIIEAKDLPPKKKYFCELCLDDVLYARTTSKTKADSLFWGEHFEFCGLPPVRSVTVHIYKDVDKKKKKDKNNYVGLVNIPMSGVTGRQFVEKWYPVSTPTTSKGKAGGPSIRIKSRFQVISILPMEQYKEFAEFITNNYTMLCSVLEPVISVRNKEEMACALVHILQSTGRAKDFLTDLVMSEVDRCADHDVLIFRENTLATKAIEEYLKLVGQKYLHDALGEFIKALYESDENCEVDPSKCSSSELSEHQSNLKMCCELAFCKIINSYCVFPRELKEVFASWKQQCLSRGKQDISQRLISASLFLRFLCPAIMSPSLFNLMQEYPDDRTSRTLTLIAKVIQNLANFAKFGNKEEYMAFMNDFLEHEWAGMKRFLMEISSQDTISNTPGFEGYIDLGRELSVLHSLLWEVVSQLDKGENSFLQATVAKLGPLPRILGDIARSLSSPTPIQQQLRRFQDHSSSQNISGSISSGLQRIFEDPADSELHTIKSPVQEHMESYFRAKPPLLGQQSSTQSMSFSDKEERENLLPNGRSVSLMDLQDSHLSPGERVGLHDATAARLGRAGSQLSVGGPVPLAPHHPLLPKPVLRDNLPQSAPQVRRPLHPALSQQSSLQPLSFQNPVYHLSNPPGPPGLPAPPTQPDSSSENLSTESSRSHSNSEDFGAGVGGGGPGGRLSAPSNSSMEDFSRRSTQSEECGTPRRLPPGTQPAATPRQSTAGTAHVVRVEQQSRGGGPGAGGGGARTPRSLPHSASLRSGSSANAELVHLSGRSRQQSTSSRDSPVPRPRGHKQQPAQQVQSPVESLSMSPVERTAAWVLNNGQYEDEEDAECRDDSKHAEKYEQEISKLKERLRVSGRRLEEYERRLLAQEQQMQKLLLEYKSRLEESEDRLRRQQEEKDSQMKSIICRLMAVEEELKRDHAEMQAVIDAKQKIIDAQERRISSLDAANSRLMSALTQVKERYSVQNLRNGISPTNPTKLSITENGEFKNSSC; from the exons GGATTCTTCAGCAAACGCCTAAAAGGATCCATCAAGAGGACGAAGAGCCAGACCAAACTGGATCGCAACACCAGCTTCCGCCTGCCCTCGCTCCGGCCTGCTGAAGGCGACAG gaCCCGAGGCCTGCCCAAGCTGAAGGAGTCGCGCTCCCATGAGTCTCTGCTTAGCCCGGGCAGTGCGGTGGAGGCCCTGGACTTGGGCATGGAGGATGACGTGTTCATCAAACCCCTGCACAGCAGCATTCTGGGACAGGAGTTCTGCTTTGAG GTGACGTACTCCGGTGGTAGCAAGTGCTTCAGCTGTTCGTCGGCTGCGGAGCGGGACAAGTGGATGGAGAATCTGAAGAGGACGGTTCAGCCCAACAAG GACAACTGCCGGCGGGCGGAGAATGTGCTTCGCCTGTGGATCATCGAGGCCAAGGACCTGCCGCCCAAGAAGAAGTACTTCTGCGAGCTGTGCCTGGACGACGTGCTGTACGCCCGCACCACCAGCAAGACCAAAGCGGACAGCCTGTTCTGGGGCGAGCACTTCGAGTTCTGCGGCCTGCCGCCCGTCCGCAGCGTCACCGTCCACATTTACAAGGACGtggacaagaagaagaagaaggacaaGAACAACTACGTGGGCCTGGTCAACATCCCCATGAGCGGCGTGACGGGGCGGCAGTTCGTGGAGAAGTGGTACCCGGTCagcacccccaccaccagcaaGGGCAAGGCCGGCGGGCCCTCCATCCGCATCAAGTCCCGCTTCCAGGTCATCTCCATCCTGCCCATGGAGCAGTACAAGGAGTTCGCCGAGTTCATCACCAACAACTACACCATGCTGTGCTCGGTGCTGGAGCCGGTCATCAGCGTCAGGAACAAGGAGGAGATGGCCTGCGCCCTGGTGCACATACTGCAGAGCACGGGAAGGGCCAAG GATTTCCTCACAGATTTGGTGATGTCAGAGGTGGACCGCTGCGCAGACCACGACGTGCTCATCTTCAGAGAGAACACGCTGGCCACCAAAGCGATAGAGGAGTACCTGAAGCTGGTGGGACAGAAGTACCTGCACGATGCACTAG GAGAGTTCATCAAAGCGCTGTATGAGTCCGACGAGAACTGCGAGGTCGACCCCAGCAAGTGCTCCAGCAGCGAGCTCTCCGAGCACCAGAGCAACCTGAAAATGTGCTGCGAGCTGGCTTTCTGCAAGATCATCAACTCCTATTG TGTGTTTCCGCGGGAGCTGAAGGAGGTGTTTGCGTCCTGGAAGCAGCAGTGTCTGTCCCGGGGGAAGCAGGACATCAGCCAGCGCCTGATCAGCGCCTCACTCTTCCTGCGCTTCCTCTGTCCCGCCATCATGTCCCCCTCGCTCTTCAACCTCATGCAGGAGTACCCCGACGACCGCACCTCTCGCACCCTCACCCTCATCGCCAAGGTCATCCAGAACCTGGCCAACTTCGCCAA ATTCGGGAACAAAGAGGAGTACATGGCCTTCATGAACGACTTCCTGGAGCACGAGTGGGCAGGAATGAAGCGTTTCCTCATGGAGATCTCCAGCCAAGACACTATCTCCAACACACCTGGCTTCGAAGGCTACATCGACCTGGGCAGGGAGCTGTCAGTCCTGCACTCTCTCCTCTGGGAGGTGGTGTCCCAGCTGGATAAG GGTGAAAATTCCTTCCTGCAGGCGACGGTTGCCAAGCTGGGCCCTCTGCCCCGCATCCTGGGCGACATCGCCCGCTCGCTGTCGAGCCCCACCCccatccagcagcagctgcgCCGCTTCCAGGACCACAGCTCCTCCCAGAACATCAGCGGCAGCATCTCTTCGGGCCTCCAGAGGATATTCGAGGACCCGGCTGACAG TGAACTACACACCATCAAGTCCCCGGTGCAGGAGCACATGGAGAGCTACTTCCGCGCGAAGCCGCCCCTCCTGGGCCAGCAGTCGTCCACACAGAGCATGAGCTTCTCCGACAAGGAGGAGCGGGAGAACCTGCTGCCCAACGGGCGCAGCGTCTCCCTAATGGACCTCCAGGACTCGCACCTGAGCCCGGGCGAGCGTGTGGGCCTGCACGACGCCACCGCCGCCCGCCTGGGCCGCGCCGGCTCCCAGCTGTCCGTGGGGGGGCCCGTCCCGCTGGCCCCCCACCACCCGCTGCTCCCCAAGCCGGTGCTGCGGGACAACCTGCCGCAGAGCGCCCCGCAGGTGCGGCGGCCCCTGCACCCGGCCCTCAGCCAGCAGAGCAGCCTGCAGCCGCTGTCATTCCAGAACCCGGTGTACCACCTGAGCAACCCGCCGGGCCCACCGGGCCTGCCGGCGCCGCCCACGCAGCCGGACTCCAGCTCGGAGAACCTGAGCACCGAGAGCTCCCGCAGCCACAGCAACTCGGAGGACTTCGGCGCGGGCGTGGGCGGCGGCGGGCCCGGGGGGAGGCTCAGCGCCCCCTCCAACAGCAGCATGGAGGACTTCAGCCGGCGCAGCACGCAGAGCGAGGAGTGCGGCACGCCGCGCCGGCTCCCGCCCGGCACGCAGCCCGCCGCCACGCCGCGCCAGAGCACCGCCGGCACCGCCCACGTGGTGCGGGTGGAGCAGCAGAGCCGCGGGGGCGGGCCCGGGGCCGGCGGCGGGGGCGCGCGCacgccccgctccctgccccACAGCGCCTCACTGCGCAGCGGCAGCAGCGCCAACGCCGAGCTCGTACACCTCAGCGGCCGCTCCCGCCAGCAGTCCACCTCCTCCAGGGACAGCCCTGTGCCCCGGCCCAGGGGACACAAGCAGCAGCCCGCGCAGCAG GTGCAGTCGCCGGTGGAGTCTCTCTCCATGTCCCCAGTGGAAAGGACGGCCGCCTGGGTGCTGAACAATGGGCAGtatgaggatgaggaggacgCCGAATGCCGAGACGACAGCAAGCACGCGGAGAAG TACGAGCAGGAGATCTCCAAGCTGAAGGAGCGGTTGCGGGTGTCGGGCCGGCGGCTCGAGGAGTACGAGCGCCGCCTGCTGGCCCAGGAGCAGCAGAtgcagaagctgctgctggagtaCAAGAGCCGGCTGGAGGAGAGCGAGGACAGGCTGCGGCGccagcaggaggagaaggacagcCAGATGAAGAGCATCATCTGCAG ACTGATGGccgtggaggaggagctgaagagggaCCACGCAGAGATGCAGGCCGTCATAGATGCCAAGCAGAAGATTATCGACGCCCAG GAGAGGAGGATCAGCTCCCTGGACGCCGCCAACTCCCGACTCATGAGCGCCCTCACACAGG
- the rasal2 gene encoding ras GTPase-activating protein nGAP isoform X5 — MEFIEVSAERSPRRRSISGLGSAEKNISMDGPNSSPFKVPGFFSKRLKGSIKRTKSQTKLDRNTSFRLPSLRPAEGDRTRGLPKLKESRSHESLLSPGSAVEALDLGMEDDVFIKPLHSSILGQEFCFEVTYSGGSKCFSCSSAAERDKWMENLKRTVQPNKDNCRRAENVLRLWIIEAKDLPPKKKYFCELCLDDVLYARTTSKTKADSLFWGEHFEFCGLPPVRSVTVHIYKDVDKKKKKDKNNYVGLVNIPMSGVTGRQFVEKWYPVSTPTTSKGKAGGPSIRIKSRFQVISILPMEQYKEFAEFITNNYTMLCSVLEPVISVRNKEEMACALVHILQSTGRAKDFLTDLVMSEVDRCADHDVLIFRENTLATKAIEEYLKLVGQKYLHDALGEFIKALYESDENCEVDPSKCSSSELSEHQSNLKMCCELAFCKIINSYCVFPRELKEVFASWKQQCLSRGKQDISQRLISASLFLRFLCPAIMSPSLFNLMQEYPDDRTSRTLTLIAKVIQNLANFAKFGNKEEYMAFMNDFLEHEWAGMKRFLMEISSQDTISNTPGFEGYIDLGRELSVLHSLLWEVVSQLDKGENSFLQATVAKLGPLPRILGDIARSLSSPTPIQQQLRRFQDHSSSQNISGSISSGLQRIFEDPADSELHTIKSPVQEHMESYFRAKPPLLGQQSSTQSMSFSDKEERENLLPNGRSVSLMDLQDSHLSPGERVGLHDATAARLGRAGSQLSVGGPVPLAPHHPLLPKPVLRDNLPQSAPQVRRPLHPALSQQSSLQPLSFQNPVYHLSNPPGPPGLPAPPTQPDSSSENLSTESSRSHSNSEDFGAGVGGGGPGGRLSAPSNSSMEDFSRRSTQSEECGTPRRLPPGTQPAATPRQSTAGTAHVVRVEQQSRGGGPGAGGGGARTPRSLPHSASLRSGSSANAELVHLSGRSRQQSTSSRDSPVPRPRGHKQQPAQQVQSPVESLSMSPVERTAAWVLNNGQYEDEEDAECRDDSKHAEKYEQEISKLKERLRVSGRRLEEYERRLLAQEQQMQKLLLEYKSRLEESEDRLRRQQEEKDSQMKSIICRLMAVEEELKRDHAEMQAVIDAKQKIIDAQERRISSLDAANSRLMSALTQVKERYSVQNLRNGISPTNPTKLSITENGEFKNSSC, encoded by the exons GGATTCTTCAGCAAACGCCTAAAAGGATCCATCAAGAGGACGAAGAGCCAGACCAAACTGGATCGCAACACCAGCTTCCGCCTGCCCTCGCTCCGGCCTGCTGAAGGCGACAG gaCCCGAGGCCTGCCCAAGCTGAAGGAGTCGCGCTCCCATGAGTCTCTGCTTAGCCCGGGCAGTGCGGTGGAGGCCCTGGACTTGGGCATGGAGGATGACGTGTTCATCAAACCCCTGCACAGCAGCATTCTGGGACAGGAGTTCTGCTTTGAG GTGACGTACTCCGGTGGTAGCAAGTGCTTCAGCTGTTCGTCGGCTGCGGAGCGGGACAAGTGGATGGAGAATCTGAAGAGGACGGTTCAGCCCAACAAG GACAACTGCCGGCGGGCGGAGAATGTGCTTCGCCTGTGGATCATCGAGGCCAAGGACCTGCCGCCCAAGAAGAAGTACTTCTGCGAGCTGTGCCTGGACGACGTGCTGTACGCCCGCACCACCAGCAAGACCAAAGCGGACAGCCTGTTCTGGGGCGAGCACTTCGAGTTCTGCGGCCTGCCGCCCGTCCGCAGCGTCACCGTCCACATTTACAAGGACGtggacaagaagaagaagaaggacaaGAACAACTACGTGGGCCTGGTCAACATCCCCATGAGCGGCGTGACGGGGCGGCAGTTCGTGGAGAAGTGGTACCCGGTCagcacccccaccaccagcaaGGGCAAGGCCGGCGGGCCCTCCATCCGCATCAAGTCCCGCTTCCAGGTCATCTCCATCCTGCCCATGGAGCAGTACAAGGAGTTCGCCGAGTTCATCACCAACAACTACACCATGCTGTGCTCGGTGCTGGAGCCGGTCATCAGCGTCAGGAACAAGGAGGAGATGGCCTGCGCCCTGGTGCACATACTGCAGAGCACGGGAAGGGCCAAG GATTTCCTCACAGATTTGGTGATGTCAGAGGTGGACCGCTGCGCAGACCACGACGTGCTCATCTTCAGAGAGAACACGCTGGCCACCAAAGCGATAGAGGAGTACCTGAAGCTGGTGGGACAGAAGTACCTGCACGATGCACTAG GAGAGTTCATCAAAGCGCTGTATGAGTCCGACGAGAACTGCGAGGTCGACCCCAGCAAGTGCTCCAGCAGCGAGCTCTCCGAGCACCAGAGCAACCTGAAAATGTGCTGCGAGCTGGCTTTCTGCAAGATCATCAACTCCTATTG TGTGTTTCCGCGGGAGCTGAAGGAGGTGTTTGCGTCCTGGAAGCAGCAGTGTCTGTCCCGGGGGAAGCAGGACATCAGCCAGCGCCTGATCAGCGCCTCACTCTTCCTGCGCTTCCTCTGTCCCGCCATCATGTCCCCCTCGCTCTTCAACCTCATGCAGGAGTACCCCGACGACCGCACCTCTCGCACCCTCACCCTCATCGCCAAGGTCATCCAGAACCTGGCCAACTTCGCCAA ATTCGGGAACAAAGAGGAGTACATGGCCTTCATGAACGACTTCCTGGAGCACGAGTGGGCAGGAATGAAGCGTTTCCTCATGGAGATCTCCAGCCAAGACACTATCTCCAACACACCTGGCTTCGAAGGCTACATCGACCTGGGCAGGGAGCTGTCAGTCCTGCACTCTCTCCTCTGGGAGGTGGTGTCCCAGCTGGATAAG GGTGAAAATTCCTTCCTGCAGGCGACGGTTGCCAAGCTGGGCCCTCTGCCCCGCATCCTGGGCGACATCGCCCGCTCGCTGTCGAGCCCCACCCccatccagcagcagctgcgCCGCTTCCAGGACCACAGCTCCTCCCAGAACATCAGCGGCAGCATCTCTTCGGGCCTCCAGAGGATATTCGAGGACCCGGCTGACAG TGAACTACACACCATCAAGTCCCCGGTGCAGGAGCACATGGAGAGCTACTTCCGCGCGAAGCCGCCCCTCCTGGGCCAGCAGTCGTCCACACAGAGCATGAGCTTCTCCGACAAGGAGGAGCGGGAGAACCTGCTGCCCAACGGGCGCAGCGTCTCCCTAATGGACCTCCAGGACTCGCACCTGAGCCCGGGCGAGCGTGTGGGCCTGCACGACGCCACCGCCGCCCGCCTGGGCCGCGCCGGCTCCCAGCTGTCCGTGGGGGGGCCCGTCCCGCTGGCCCCCCACCACCCGCTGCTCCCCAAGCCGGTGCTGCGGGACAACCTGCCGCAGAGCGCCCCGCAGGTGCGGCGGCCCCTGCACCCGGCCCTCAGCCAGCAGAGCAGCCTGCAGCCGCTGTCATTCCAGAACCCGGTGTACCACCTGAGCAACCCGCCGGGCCCACCGGGCCTGCCGGCGCCGCCCACGCAGCCGGACTCCAGCTCGGAGAACCTGAGCACCGAGAGCTCCCGCAGCCACAGCAACTCGGAGGACTTCGGCGCGGGCGTGGGCGGCGGCGGGCCCGGGGGGAGGCTCAGCGCCCCCTCCAACAGCAGCATGGAGGACTTCAGCCGGCGCAGCACGCAGAGCGAGGAGTGCGGCACGCCGCGCCGGCTCCCGCCCGGCACGCAGCCCGCCGCCACGCCGCGCCAGAGCACCGCCGGCACCGCCCACGTGGTGCGGGTGGAGCAGCAGAGCCGCGGGGGCGGGCCCGGGGCCGGCGGCGGGGGCGCGCGCacgccccgctccctgccccACAGCGCCTCACTGCGCAGCGGCAGCAGCGCCAACGCCGAGCTCGTACACCTCAGCGGCCGCTCCCGCCAGCAGTCCACCTCCTCCAGGGACAGCCCTGTGCCCCGGCCCAGGGGACACAAGCAGCAGCCCGCGCAGCAG GTGCAGTCGCCGGTGGAGTCTCTCTCCATGTCCCCAGTGGAAAGGACGGCCGCCTGGGTGCTGAACAATGGGCAGtatgaggatgaggaggacgCCGAATGCCGAGACGACAGCAAGCACGCGGAGAAG TACGAGCAGGAGATCTCCAAGCTGAAGGAGCGGTTGCGGGTGTCGGGCCGGCGGCTCGAGGAGTACGAGCGCCGCCTGCTGGCCCAGGAGCAGCAGAtgcagaagctgctgctggagtaCAAGAGCCGGCTGGAGGAGAGCGAGGACAGGCTGCGGCGccagcaggaggagaaggacagcCAGATGAAGAGCATCATCTGCAG ACTGATGGccgtggaggaggagctgaagagggaCCACGCAGAGATGCAGGCCGTCATAGATGCCAAGCAGAAGATTATCGACGCCCAG GAGAGGAGGATCAGCTCCCTGGACGCCGCCAACTCCCGACTCATGAGCGCCCTCACACAGG